The Oncorhynchus masou masou isolate Uvic2021 chromosome 6, UVic_Omas_1.1, whole genome shotgun sequence genome has a window encoding:
- the LOC135542538 gene encoding phospholipase A2 inhibitor 31 kDa subunit-like, which yields MKAVCFSLLLLLLACSFGEGLKCNRCVGKGCRNTVETCRFDHDTCGTVLFKPPLPISYFKRCMKMSECMLLGSNKDIDAYCCTTNQCN from the exons ATGAAAGCTGTATGTTTTtctctgcttctcctgctgctggcGTGTAGCTTTG GAGAGGGCCTGAAATGCAACCGTTGTGTTGGCAAAGGCTGCAGAAACACAGTGGAGACCTGCCGTTTTGACCATGACACCTGCGGCACGGTCTTATTCAAGCCCCCACTCC ctatCTCATACTTCAAGAGATGCATGAAGATGTCAGAATGCATGCTGCTGGGAAGCAACAAGGACATTGATGCCTATTGCTGCACCACCAACCAATGCAACTGA
- the LOC135542537 gene encoding ras-related protein M-Ras isoform X1: MATSAVPSDNLPTYKLVVVGDGGVGKSALTIQFFQKIFVPDYDPTIEDSYLKHTEIDAQWAILDVLDTAGQEEFSAMREQYMRTGDGFLIVFSVTDKASFEHVDRFHQLILRVKDRWDLLVNFPLVAVARTTAIPAFLYSDIHAFITLAIHPFVHLFIVIFLILFRESFPMVLVANKVDLLHLRKIPSDQGREMASKHSIAYIETSAKDPAMNVDKAFHELVRVIRQQIPERSLKKKRKTKWRADRATVSHRLHCVVL; the protein is encoded by the exons ATGGCAACGAGCGCTGTTCCCAGTGACAATCTCCCCACGTATAAGCTGGTAGTGGTGGGGGATGGGGGAGTGGGGAAGAGTGCGCTCACCATTCAGTTCTTTCAGAAGATCTTTGTCCCTGATTACGACCCCACCATCGAGGACTCCTACCTCAAACACACTGAGATTGATGCCCAGTGGGCCATATTGGACG TTCTGGATACAGCAGGCCAAGAGGAGTTCAGTGCTATGAGGGAACAGTACATGAGGACTGGGGACGGGTTCCTCATCGTGTTCTCTGTCACAGACAAGGCCAGCTTTGAACATGTGGACCGCTTCCATCAACTCATCCTCAGGGTGAAGGACCGGTGGGATTTACTAGTTAACTTCCCACTGGTGGCCGTGGCCAGGACAACAGCAATTCCTGCATTCCTTTATTCAGACATTCATGCATTTATTACTCTGGCCATCCATCCATTCGTTCATTTATTCATTGTTATTTTCCTTATTCTTTTCAGGGAATCCTTTCCTATGGTTCTTGTGGCCAACAAAGTGGATCTGCTGCACTTACGTAAAATACCCAGTGATCAGGGGAGGGAGATGGCTAGTAAACACAGT atagctTACATTGAAACCAGTGCTAAGGACCCAGCCATGAATGTTGACAAGGCGTTCCACGAGTTAGTTAGAGTAATCAG gCAACAGATTCCAGAGAGGAGCCTGAAGAAGAAGAGGAAAACCAAGTGGCGAGCCGACAGGGCCACTGTCTCCCACCGACTGCACTGTGTTGTCCTATGA
- the LOC135542537 gene encoding ras-related protein M-Ras isoform X2 produces the protein MATSAVPSDNLPTYKLVVVGDGGVGKSALTIQFFQKIFVPDYDPTIEDSYLKHTEIDAQWAILDVLDTAGQEEFSAMREQYMRTGDGFLIVFSVTDKASFEHVDRFHQLILRVKDRESFPMVLVANKVDLLHLRKIPSDQGREMASKHSIAYIETSAKDPAMNVDKAFHELVRVIRQQIPERSLKKKRKTKWRADRATVSHRLHCVVL, from the exons ATGGCAACGAGCGCTGTTCCCAGTGACAATCTCCCCACGTATAAGCTGGTAGTGGTGGGGGATGGGGGAGTGGGGAAGAGTGCGCTCACCATTCAGTTCTTTCAGAAGATCTTTGTCCCTGATTACGACCCCACCATCGAGGACTCCTACCTCAAACACACTGAGATTGATGCCCAGTGGGCCATATTGGACG TTCTGGATACAGCAGGCCAAGAGGAGTTCAGTGCTATGAGGGAACAGTACATGAGGACTGGGGACGGGTTCCTCATCGTGTTCTCTGTCACAGACAAGGCCAGCTTTGAACATGTGGACCGCTTCCATCAACTCATCCTCAGGGTGAAGGACCG GGAATCCTTTCCTATGGTTCTTGTGGCCAACAAAGTGGATCTGCTGCACTTACGTAAAATACCCAGTGATCAGGGGAGGGAGATGGCTAGTAAACACAGT atagctTACATTGAAACCAGTGCTAAGGACCCAGCCATGAATGTTGACAAGGCGTTCCACGAGTTAGTTAGAGTAATCAG gCAACAGATTCCAGAGAGGAGCCTGAAGAAGAAGAGGAAAACCAAGTGGCGAGCCGACAGGGCCACTGTCTCCCACCGACTGCACTGTGTTGTCCTATGA